One genomic region from Bacillus sp. SLBN-46 encodes:
- the cls gene encoding cardiolipin synthase, with protein MKNTVRVIVFVAVLSVLWFFFRDQLQGGVFGFLSIVITFSVIFIGFVIFFENRHPTQTITWLVVLGSFPLIGFIFYLLFGRNYRKERMFRKKYFLDKQAFLTVEGDDDPRSEEKRRLLGEHQARLFTLAHKLGNSPISFDTSTKVLTNGEETFRNIIDELKRARHHIHLEYYIVRHDHIGQEIKDILIGKANQGVKVRFLFDAVGSWKLSKAYINELRGAGIETVPFGPVRLPFLNNKFNFRNHRKIIVIDGTIGFVGGLNIGDEYLGRDKEIGFWRDTHLMLKGEAVRTLQLIFLQDWYYMTNHSFLTAEYLSPQLDYKSHGGVQLIAGGPDNEWSVIKNIFFAMITSAKKNVWIASPYFIPDEDIFSAIKVAALSGVDVRLLVPNRPDKRIVFHASRSYFPELLEAGVKVYEYERGFMHSKIVIVDDELASIGTSNMDMRSFHLNFEVNAFLFRTNSTEKLVMEYLNDLKYAKELNLLTFQKRHFGLRILESTARLLSPLL; from the coding sequence CTGAAAAACACAGTAAGAGTTATAGTGTTTGTAGCCGTATTATCCGTACTATGGTTTTTCTTTAGGGATCAATTGCAAGGTGGAGTATTTGGATTTCTAAGTATTGTCATCACGTTTTCTGTTATTTTTATTGGGTTTGTTATTTTCTTTGAAAACCGACATCCTACGCAAACCATCACATGGTTAGTGGTATTAGGAAGTTTTCCGCTAATTGGTTTTATCTTTTACCTTTTGTTTGGCCGTAATTATCGAAAGGAGAGAATGTTTAGGAAGAAGTATTTCTTAGATAAGCAGGCTTTTTTAACGGTTGAAGGGGATGACGATCCAAGAAGTGAAGAGAAGCGCCGATTACTTGGAGAGCACCAAGCAAGATTATTTACACTTGCACATAAGCTTGGGAACAGCCCCATCTCTTTTGATACTTCTACAAAGGTGCTGACTAATGGAGAAGAGACATTCCGGAACATTATAGATGAGTTGAAAAGAGCTAGACACCATATTCATCTAGAATATTATATTGTTCGACATGACCATATTGGCCAGGAAATCAAAGATATCTTGATTGGAAAGGCGAATCAAGGTGTTAAAGTAAGATTCCTTTTCGACGCAGTTGGGTCCTGGAAATTATCAAAAGCATACATTAATGAATTACGAGGAGCTGGTATTGAAACCGTTCCCTTTGGACCAGTAAGATTACCATTTTTAAATAATAAATTTAATTTCCGTAATCATAGAAAAATTATCGTAATTGATGGAACGATTGGCTTTGTTGGCGGATTAAATATTGGTGATGAATATTTAGGAAGGGACAAAGAAATCGGTTTCTGGCGGGATACACATTTGATGTTAAAGGGAGAAGCAGTTCGTACCCTTCAACTCATTTTTTTGCAGGACTGGTACTACATGACAAATCATAGTTTTTTAACAGCGGAATATTTATCACCACAACTTGATTATAAAAGTCATGGTGGGGTTCAATTGATTGCTGGCGGTCCTGATAATGAGTGGAGTGTTATAAAAAACATATTTTTCGCTATGATTACATCGGCTAAAAAAAATGTCTGGATTGCATCTCCGTATTTTATTCCAGATGAAGATATCTTTTCTGCAATTAAAGTGGCAGCTTTAAGCGGTGTGGATGTCAGGTTGCTTGTTCCCAACCGTCCTGATAAACGAATTGTTTTTCATGCCTCAAGGTCCTATTTTCCTGAATTATTGGAAGCTGGGGTTAAGGTGTATGAATATGAAAGAGGATTTATGCATAGTAAAATTGTTATTGTCGACGATGAACTTGCCTCTATCGGCACATCGAACATGGATATGCGGAGTTTTCATTTGAATTTTGAAGTAAATGCATTTTTATTCCGAACGAATAGCACGGAGAAACTGGTTATGGAATATTTAAATGATCTCAAATATGCCAAGGAGCTTAATCTACTCACATTTCAAAAACGGCATTTTGGTTTGCGGATTTTAGAGTCAACGGCAAGGCTGCTATCTCCTCTTCTATAA
- the spxA gene encoding transcriptional regulator SpxA, producing the protein MVTLYTSPSCTSCRKAKSWLEEHEIPYTERNIFSEPLSMEEIKAILRMTEDGTDEIISTRSKTFQKLNVNLDSMPLQDLFGLIKENPGLLRRPIIIDEKRLQVGYNEDEIRRFLPRKVRTFQLREAQRMVN; encoded by the coding sequence ATGGTAACACTATACACTTCACCAAGTTGTACATCATGTCGTAAAGCAAAATCATGGTTAGAAGAGCATGAGATTCCATACACTGAAAGAAATATATTCTCTGAGCCCCTATCCATGGAGGAGATTAAAGCAATTCTTCGTATGACGGAAGATGGGACAGACGAAATTATTTCAACCAGATCGAAGACATTCCAAAAATTGAATGTCAATTTAGATTCAATGCCGCTTCAGGATTTGTTTGGATTAATTAAAGAAAATCCAGGCTTGCTACGCCGACCTATTATTATTGATGAAAAACGGTTACAGGTTGGATATAACGAAGATGAAATCAGACGGTTTCTACCAAGAAAAGTGCGTACCTTCCAACTAAGGGAAGCGCAGCGGATGGTTAATTAA
- the mecA gene encoding adaptor protein MecA, translating to MEIERINENTVKFYISYGDIEERGFDREEIWYNRERSEELFWEMMDEVHGDEEFVVEGPLWIQVQALEKGLEVLVTKAQLSKDGQKFELPLPSDKMKDIPVDEKIEELLDQHFNPPHFEEEELLLEEDTLEFFLVFKDFEDIIMLSSRPGLDDLVTKLYHFEGKYYLYTEFPEDLFEEDKIDDILSILLEYGYETQITIHRVQEYGKEIISENVFAELRKHFS from the coding sequence GTGGAGATTGAACGTATTAATGAAAATACAGTTAAATTTTACATTTCCTATGGAGATATTGAGGAAAGAGGATTTGACCGTGAAGAAATATGGTACAATCGTGAACGAAGTGAAGAACTCTTTTGGGAAATGATGGATGAAGTGCATGGCGATGAAGAATTTGTAGTTGAAGGTCCACTTTGGATACAGGTTCAGGCTCTAGAGAAGGGGTTAGAGGTTCTGGTTACTAAAGCACAGCTTTCTAAAGATGGGCAAAAGTTCGAGCTCCCACTTCCTAGTGATAAAATGAAAGATATTCCAGTGGATGAAAAAATTGAAGAACTCTTAGACCAGCATTTCAATCCACCACATTTTGAGGAAGAAGAGCTCCTCTTAGAGGAAGATACTTTAGAATTTTTTCTCGTTTTTAAAGATTTTGAAGATATTATTATGCTTTCAAGCCGTCCAGGGTTAGATGATTTAGTGACAAAACTTTATCATTTTGAAGGTAAGTACTATCTATATACAGAATTTCCTGAAGATCTGTTTGAAGAGGATAAAATTGATGATATTCTAAGTATTTTACTTGAATATGGCTATGAAACACAAATAACCATTCATCGTGTACAAGAATATGGGAAAGAAATAATCTCCGAAAATGTCTTTGCTGAATTACGAAAACATTTTAGCTAG
- a CDS encoding competence protein CoiA family protein → MLTAITKNGKKLCLGYDYKKESLLSLRSKEDFFCPICGESVLLKLGDHRIFHFAHKRGGVCREFYDHESIYHLDGKRQLYQWLIKQNIPAELEYFDKEIQQRPDILFKFNGKKYALEYQCSPIPEEIFSKRTKTYLENDYIPLWIIASRHLQLKQREIDTLSNFHYLFLRSSLLGTFFIPSYCPEKQHFHLVESITPFSIKNAFTQHSFYSPDRLEITSLLSPKPQKRIYMPKWKTEMDRIIQNMVRYSDQHKKKFLLEIYNNCLNPFLLPPEIGLPVPHSILIQTPPVIWQTYIYLDLLSHKNPGDLITMQEMKQHLNRRVNRHEVVSRHLPQVSHLNPLLAVIEYLLYLTKLGVLSKVGETCFQVKEKIWIPHSNREREEYMIRFNQKHGTLCKIINEN, encoded by the coding sequence TTGTTAACCGCCATAACAAAAAATGGTAAAAAACTTTGTCTTGGGTATGACTATAAGAAGGAGAGCCTTTTGTCCCTTCGGAGTAAAGAAGATTTTTTTTGCCCCATTTGTGGGGAAAGTGTTTTGTTAAAATTAGGCGATCATCGTATTTTTCATTTTGCACATAAAAGAGGTGGAGTTTGCCGGGAATTTTATGATCATGAATCCATTTATCACTTGGATGGCAAACGACAGCTGTATCAGTGGCTTATTAAACAAAATATACCCGCAGAATTGGAGTACTTTGACAAGGAAATCCAGCAGCGTCCAGACATTCTGTTCAAATTTAACGGTAAGAAATACGCGTTAGAATATCAATGCTCACCGATACCGGAAGAAATTTTTAGTAAGAGAACAAAAACATATCTTGAGAATGATTACATTCCATTATGGATTATAGCAAGCAGGCATTTGCAACTAAAGCAGAGAGAGATTGATACTTTATCTAACTTTCATTATTTATTTTTACGATCTTCTTTACTAGGCACCTTTTTTATTCCATCTTATTGCCCCGAAAAGCAACACTTTCATCTAGTGGAATCCATTACACCCTTCTCAATAAAAAATGCCTTTACCCAACATTCCTTTTACTCACCTGATAGGTTAGAAATAACGAGTTTACTCTCCCCAAAACCTCAAAAAAGGATTTACATGCCAAAGTGGAAAACAGAAATGGATAGGATCATTCAAAATATGGTACGTTATTCAGATCAACATAAAAAAAAGTTCCTCCTTGAAATCTACAATAATTGCCTCAATCCATTTTTACTCCCACCAGAAATAGGCCTCCCTGTTCCTCACTCGATACTCATTCAAACACCACCCGTTATTTGGCAGACGTATATATATCTTGATTTACTATCACATAAAAACCCTGGTGATTTAATTACCATGCAAGAAATGAAGCAGCATTTAAATAGGAGAGTGAACAGACATGAAGTGGTAAGCAGGCACTTACCGCAGGTGAGCCACCTGAATCCTTTGCTTGCAGTTATTGAATATCTTCTTTACTTAACAAAGCTTGGTGTCCTTTCTAAAGTGGGAGAAACCTGTTTTCAAGTGAAAGAGAAAATATGGATTCCTCACTCTAATAGGGAAAGAGAGGAATACATGATTCGGTTTAACCAAAAACATGGTACACTTTGTAAAATCATAAATGAAAACTAG
- the pepF gene encoding oligoendopeptidase F: MSNETAVKSLPTRNDIPVEDTWKLEDIFASDQDWEKEFQDVKNHISGIKEYEGKLGESAETLYKALQFQDKLLERIGKLYTYSHMRYDQDTTNSFYQGLDDRMKNLYSQAGSQLAFIVPEILSIEEEKVASFLNEKPELKLYEHAIAEINLQRAHVLTAEQEALLAEASEVMNASSNTFGMLNNADIEFPSIKDENGEEVEITHGRYIRFLESGDQRVRRDAFKAVYKTYGSFKNTFSSTLSGNVKKDNFNARIRKYDSARHAALAANNIPESVYDNLVNTVSENLHLLHRYVKLRKKVLGLNELHMYDLYTPLVKDVKMAIKYEEAKDLIIKGLAPLGEEYSEILKTGFESRWVDVHENKGKRSGAYSSGAYGTHPYILMNWQDNVNNLFTLAHEFGHSVHSYYTRKSQPYPYGNYSIFVAEVASTCNEALLNDYLLKTIDDEQKRIYLLNHYLEGFRGTVFRQTMFAEFEHLIHQKAQNNEALTAEALTESYYALNKKYFGEEDIVIDEEIGLEWARIPHFYYNYYVYQYATGFSAATALSKQILEEGEPAVKRYIDFLSAGSSDYPIEVLKKAGVDMTSAEPVKNACKVFEEKLNELEKLLS; this comes from the coding sequence ATGTCAAATGAAACTGCCGTAAAATCACTACCAACTAGAAATGATATCCCCGTAGAGGATACTTGGAAATTAGAGGATATTTTTGCTAGTGATCAGGACTGGGAGAAAGAATTTCAAGACGTCAAAAATCATATTTCTGGAATTAAAGAATATGAAGGAAAATTAGGTGAAAGTGCTGAGACACTTTATAAAGCTCTCCAATTCCAAGATAAGCTATTAGAACGGATTGGAAAGCTTTATACATATTCACATATGCGCTACGATCAGGATACTACTAATTCCTTCTATCAGGGCTTAGATGATCGGATGAAAAATCTTTATTCCCAGGCAGGTAGTCAGCTTGCATTTATTGTACCTGAAATTCTGTCTATCGAGGAAGAGAAGGTTGCAAGTTTCTTAAATGAGAAACCAGAGCTAAAACTTTATGAACACGCCATTGCTGAGATTAATCTGCAGCGGGCACATGTCCTAACTGCTGAACAGGAAGCATTACTAGCTGAAGCAAGCGAAGTAATGAATGCTTCTAGTAATACTTTTGGCATGCTTAATAACGCAGACATAGAATTCCCTTCTATTAAAGATGAAAATGGGGAAGAGGTTGAAATTACCCATGGTCGTTATATTCGTTTCTTGGAAAGTGGGGACCAGCGTGTTAGACGTGATGCCTTTAAAGCCGTGTATAAGACGTATGGAAGTTTTAAAAATACCTTTTCTAGTACATTAAGCGGCAATGTAAAGAAGGACAATTTCAATGCACGGATCAGAAAATATGATTCAGCTAGACATGCAGCACTTGCAGCAAACAATATTCCAGAAAGTGTATACGATAATCTGGTAAATACAGTTAGTGAAAATCTGCATTTATTGCATCGGTATGTGAAGCTACGGAAAAAAGTCTTAGGGTTAAATGAGCTTCATATGTATGATCTTTATACACCACTTGTGAAAGATGTGAAAATGGCCATTAAGTATGAAGAAGCAAAGGATTTAATCATTAAGGGTTTAGCTCCATTAGGTGAGGAGTATAGCGAAATCCTGAAAACAGGTTTTGAAAGCCGCTGGGTAGATGTTCATGAGAATAAAGGAAAGCGGAGTGGTGCCTATTCTTCTGGTGCTTACGGGACACATCCATACATCTTAATGAACTGGCAAGACAACGTGAATAACTTATTTACCCTTGCGCATGAATTCGGTCATTCGGTGCATAGCTATTATACACGCAAATCACAGCCGTATCCGTATGGAAACTATTCTATTTTTGTTGCAGAGGTTGCCTCAACCTGTAATGAAGCTTTACTTAATGATTATTTATTAAAGACTATTGATGACGAGCAAAAGCGGATTTATCTTCTAAATCACTACCTAGAAGGTTTTAGAGGTACGGTATTCAGACAAACCATGTTTGCTGAATTCGAACATTTAATTCATCAAAAAGCTCAAAACAATGAGGCGTTAACAGCTGAGGCGTTAACTGAAAGCTATTACGCTTTGAACAAAAAATATTTTGGTGAAGAAGATATCGTCATTGACGAGGAAATTGGCTTGGAGTGGGCAAGAATCCCACATTTCTATTACAATTATTATGTCTATCAATATGCAACAGGTTTCAGCGCTGCAACTGCGCTCAGCAAGCAAATTTTAGAAGAGGGAGAACCTGCTGTCAAGCGATATATCGATTTCCTAAGTGCCGGTAGCTCCGATTATCCAATTGAAGTGTTAAAGAAGGCAGGAGTCGATATGACAAGTGCAGAGCCAGTTAAAAATGCATGTAAAGTATTTGAAGAAAAATTAAATGAGCTAGAAAAATTATTATCATAA